A single Clavibacter nebraskensis NCPPB 2581 DNA region contains:
- a CDS encoding HAD family hydrolase codes for MTDAPSPRPLHVLWDVDGTLLLNGPRAGSMYHRAIELAAGEELEDRTVHAHGKTDGQIIWETLDLYGLPASLHAAVREQLEGMSRVEHYGAGRREVPVGVPRLVTDVAARGWVNALLTGNSPLRARYKLDGAGLDVDLFDWDASFFGHEARIRSDLTRRAAEALAGAAVVIIGDTPADGVAAEAAGFPFVAVATGAYDVEQLRSPDAHAAVVVPDLQAGHDEVMAYLDGLAGR; via the coding sequence ATGACCGACGCCCCCTCGCCCCGGCCCCTGCACGTCCTCTGGGACGTCGACGGCACGCTCCTGCTCAACGGCCCGCGCGCCGGGAGCATGTACCACCGCGCCATCGAGCTCGCCGCGGGCGAGGAGCTCGAGGACCGCACCGTGCACGCGCACGGGAAGACGGACGGCCAGATCATCTGGGAGACGCTCGACCTCTACGGCTTGCCCGCGTCGCTGCACGCCGCGGTCCGGGAGCAGCTCGAGGGGATGTCCCGCGTCGAGCACTACGGCGCGGGTCGGCGCGAGGTGCCGGTCGGCGTGCCGCGGCTCGTCACCGACGTCGCCGCGCGCGGCTGGGTGAACGCGCTGCTCACCGGAAACTCGCCGCTCCGCGCGCGCTACAAGCTCGATGGAGCCGGGCTCGACGTCGACCTGTTCGACTGGGACGCGTCGTTCTTCGGGCACGAGGCCAGGATCCGCAGCGACCTCACGCGCCGCGCCGCGGAGGCGCTGGCCGGGGCCGCGGTCGTGATCATCGGCGACACCCCCGCCGACGGCGTCGCGGCCGAGGCGGCCGGCTTCCCGTTCGTGGCCGTCGCCACGGGGGCCTACGACGTCGAGCAGCTCCGGTCGCCGGATGCGCACGCGGCCGTGGTGGTGCCCGATCTCCAGGCCGGCCACGACGAGGTCATGGCGTACCTGGACGGTCTCGCCGGGCGCTGA
- the hemW gene encoding radical SAM family heme chaperone HemW gives MPSALPLADPAPADGRLPASAADGAEARAFGVYLHVPFCRVRCGYCDFNTYTAPELRGVKQSDYASQAVQEVRFAGSALRDSGVPARPASTVFLGGGTPTLLPVQDLVRMLDAVRDTWGIAEGAEVTTEANPDSVDDAYLAALAAGGFTRVSFGMQSAVPRVLATLERTHDPARIAPVVRGARAAGLEVSLDLIYGTPGETIDDWRASLEQAIAQEPDHLSAYALIVEPGTKLARQIRRGEVPEPDEDLQADMYELADRLLGEAGYEWYEVSNWARGGRHSRHNLAYWQGHDWWGVGPGAHSHVGGVRWWNVKHPAAYADRVLAGASPGAGRESLDEATREVERVLLGARIRDGLAIPTLSTEGRRQVAGLIADGLVDPRAALSGTLVLTLQGRLLADAVVRRLLED, from the coding sequence ATGCCGTCCGCCCTGCCCCTCGCCGATCCCGCCCCCGCCGACGGCCGGCTCCCCGCCTCCGCCGCGGACGGCGCCGAGGCCCGGGCGTTCGGCGTGTACCTGCACGTCCCGTTCTGCCGCGTCCGCTGCGGCTACTGCGACTTCAACACCTACACGGCGCCCGAGCTGCGCGGCGTGAAGCAGTCCGACTACGCGTCGCAGGCCGTGCAGGAGGTGCGCTTCGCCGGATCCGCCCTGCGGGACTCGGGCGTCCCCGCGCGTCCCGCGTCCACCGTCTTCCTCGGCGGCGGCACCCCGACGCTCCTCCCCGTCCAGGACCTCGTCCGCATGCTCGACGCCGTGCGCGACACCTGGGGCATCGCGGAGGGCGCCGAGGTCACGACGGAGGCGAACCCCGACAGCGTCGACGACGCGTACCTCGCGGCCCTCGCGGCGGGCGGCTTCACGCGCGTGTCCTTCGGCATGCAGTCCGCCGTGCCGCGCGTGCTCGCGACGCTGGAGCGCACGCACGATCCCGCGCGCATCGCGCCCGTCGTCCGCGGTGCCCGGGCGGCCGGCCTCGAGGTGAGCCTCGACCTCATCTACGGGACGCCGGGGGAGACCATCGACGACTGGCGCGCCTCGCTCGAGCAGGCGATCGCGCAGGAGCCGGACCACCTCTCCGCCTACGCGCTCATCGTCGAGCCGGGGACGAAGCTCGCGCGGCAGATCCGCCGCGGCGAGGTGCCCGAGCCCGACGAGGACCTCCAGGCCGACATGTACGAGCTCGCCGACCGCCTCCTGGGCGAGGCCGGCTACGAGTGGTACGAGGTGAGCAACTGGGCGCGCGGCGGCCGTCACAGCCGCCACAACCTCGCCTACTGGCAGGGGCACGACTGGTGGGGCGTCGGCCCCGGCGCGCATAGCCACGTGGGCGGCGTCCGCTGGTGGAACGTCAAGCACCCGGCCGCGTACGCCGACCGCGTGCTCGCGGGCGCGTCGCCCGGCGCGGGACGCGAGTCGCTCGACGAGGCGACGCGCGAGGTGGAGCGCGTGCTCCTCGGCGCCCGCATCCGCGACGGGCTGGCCATCCCGACGCTCTCGACGGAGGGCCGGCGCCAGGTCGCCGGTCTCATCGCGGACGGCCTGGTGGACCCGCGTGCCGCGCTGTCCGGCACGCTCGTGCTCACGCTGCAGGGGCGCCTGCTGGCGGACGCCGTCGTGCGCCGGCTGCTCGAGGACTAG
- a CDS encoding VOC family protein, producing the protein MSARIRHVAIDCGDPHALSLFWAGVTGFAEDPDEPNLPGEDVAWLGDPVSGLGIILQRAETPKTAKNRLHLDLAPDDRTRDEEVDRVLGLGASLVADRRNADGSGWVVLADPNGNEFCVERSDAEREAGDEVGAVVL; encoded by the coding sequence ATGAGCGCCCGGATCCGGCACGTCGCCATCGACTGCGGGGACCCGCACGCGCTCTCCCTCTTCTGGGCCGGCGTGACGGGCTTCGCGGAGGACCCGGACGAGCCGAACCTCCCCGGCGAGGACGTGGCATGGCTCGGCGACCCCGTCTCGGGGCTCGGGATCATCCTGCAGCGGGCCGAGACCCCCAAGACCGCGAAGAACCGGCTCCACCTCGACCTCGCGCCCGACGACCGCACGCGCGACGAGGAGGTCGACCGCGTGCTGGGGCTGGGGGCGTCGCTCGTCGCCGACCGGCGGAACGCGGACGGCAGCGGCTGGGTGGTGCTCGCGGATCCCAACGGCAACGAGTTCTGCGTGGAGCGCAGCGACGCCGAGCGCGAGGCCGGCGACGAGGTGGGCGCGGTCGTCCTCTGA
- a CDS encoding DUF4870 domain-containing protein, which yields MSAPDPHPYGAPAPLTPSEDRLWASLTHFLAILIVPSFIVWLVFRERGRFTDQEGKEATNWTINVAGALVALNVLQAVFLVIPFLGIILNLLLGLVIFAVVVVNIVFAIIGGTRVQAGRPYRYPLNIRWIK from the coding sequence ATGTCCGCACCCGATCCCCACCCGTACGGCGCGCCCGCTCCGCTCACGCCGAGCGAGGACCGCCTCTGGGCGTCGCTCACGCACTTCCTCGCGATCCTCATCGTGCCGTCGTTCATCGTCTGGCTCGTCTTCCGCGAGCGCGGCCGGTTCACGGACCAGGAGGGCAAGGAGGCGACCAACTGGACCATCAACGTCGCCGGCGCGCTCGTCGCCCTCAACGTGCTGCAGGCGGTGTTCCTCGTCATCCCCTTCCTCGGGATCATCCTCAACCTCCTCCTCGGCCTCGTGATCTTCGCGGTGGTCGTGGTCAACATCGTGTTCGCGATCATCGGCGGCACGCGCGTGCAGGCCGGGCGGCCGTACCGCTACCCGCTCAACATCCGGTGGATCAAGTAG
- the hrcA gene encoding heat-inducible transcriptional repressor HrcA: protein MVSERGLDVLRVIVQDYVSSREPVGSKSIVERHAFGVSAATIRNDMALLEEEELIAAPHTSSGRVPTDKGYRLFVDQLADVRPLTPAQRQAIHVFLGESVDLDDVLARTVRLLAQLTNQVALVQYPSLATSHVKHVELVALSTTRVLTVLITDTGRVEQRVVELAGDSDDAFLAVMRTRINQAVGGLGLAEAAARLETLSDEVEPGQRAAASVLAGTLVEQVLANQQERLLLAGSANLARTERDFPGSISPVLEAIEEQVVLLRLLGEMEADQHGVSVSIGRENAPFGLGETSVLTSGYSSSGGVLARLGVLGPTRMDYSTNMASVRAVARYLSRLLEER, encoded by the coding sequence ATGGTCTCGGAACGCGGACTCGACGTCCTCCGGGTGATCGTGCAGGACTACGTGTCCTCGCGGGAGCCCGTGGGCTCCAAGTCCATCGTCGAGCGCCACGCCTTCGGCGTCTCGGCCGCCACCATCCGCAACGACATGGCCCTCCTCGAGGAGGAGGAGCTCATCGCCGCGCCGCACACCTCGTCCGGGCGCGTGCCGACGGACAAGGGGTACCGCCTCTTCGTCGACCAGCTCGCCGACGTGCGCCCGCTGACGCCCGCGCAGCGCCAGGCGATCCACGTGTTCCTCGGCGAGTCCGTCGACCTCGACGACGTGCTCGCACGCACCGTCCGCCTCCTCGCGCAGCTCACCAACCAGGTCGCGCTCGTGCAGTACCCGTCGCTCGCGACGAGCCACGTGAAGCACGTCGAGCTCGTGGCGCTGTCCACCACGCGCGTGCTCACCGTGCTCATCACCGACACGGGGCGCGTCGAGCAGCGCGTCGTCGAGCTCGCGGGCGACTCGGACGACGCGTTCCTGGCGGTCATGCGCACGCGGATCAACCAGGCCGTCGGCGGGCTCGGGCTCGCCGAGGCGGCGGCTCGGCTCGAGACCCTGTCCGACGAGGTCGAGCCCGGCCAGCGCGCCGCGGCGTCCGTGCTCGCGGGCACGCTCGTGGAGCAGGTGCTCGCCAACCAGCAGGAGCGCCTGCTCCTGGCGGGGTCCGCGAACCTCGCCCGCACCGAGCGCGACTTCCCCGGCAGCATCTCGCCCGTCCTCGAGGCCATCGAGGAGCAGGTGGTGCTCCTGCGCCTGCTCGGCGAGATGGAGGCCGACCAGCACGGCGTCTCGGTGAGCATCGGCCGGGAGAACGCCCCGTTCGGCCTCGGCGAGACCAGCGTGCTCACCAGCGGCTACAGCTCGTCCGGCGGGGTGCTCGCGCGCCTCGGCGTGCTGGGCCCGACCCGGATGGACTACTCCACCAACATGGCGTCGGTGCGCGCGGTCGCGCGCTACCTCTCGCGCCTGCTCGAGGAGCGGTGA
- the dnaJ gene encoding molecular chaperone DnaJ, giving the protein MADHYEVLGVSREATPEEIKKAYRKQARQLHPDVNDAPDAAERFKLVTHAYDVLSDPQQRQQYDLGPQAGFGGQGGQGFGGFGDIFETFFGGQQGGGGRGPRSRQERGQDALLRVEVELEEVIFGVHRDLEVDTAVVCDTCHGSCAQPGTSAVTCDICRGSGSIQRQVRSLLGNVMTSSPCGTCRGYGTVIPHPCPTCQGQGRVRARRTVPVDIPAGVDTGLRLQMPGSGEVGLAGGPNGDLYLEIKVKHHEVFSRNGDDLLATVEVSMVDAILGSDAHIEALDGDVDLELRPGIQSAEIITVRGRGVTKLRGSGRGDLKIGIQVVTPQKLDHKERDLIQQFARRNKAPAPHLAHFQQGLFQKLRDRFLNV; this is encoded by the coding sequence GTGGCTGACCACTACGAAGTACTCGGCGTGAGCCGCGAGGCGACGCCCGAGGAGATCAAGAAGGCGTACCGCAAGCAGGCGCGCCAGCTCCACCCGGACGTCAACGACGCCCCCGACGCCGCCGAGCGGTTCAAGCTCGTCACGCACGCGTACGACGTGCTGTCGGATCCGCAGCAGCGCCAGCAGTACGACCTGGGCCCGCAGGCCGGGTTCGGCGGCCAGGGCGGCCAGGGCTTCGGCGGGTTCGGCGACATCTTCGAGACGTTCTTCGGCGGCCAGCAGGGCGGCGGCGGACGCGGCCCGCGGTCCCGCCAGGAGCGCGGCCAGGACGCGCTGCTGCGCGTCGAGGTCGAGCTCGAGGAGGTCATCTTCGGCGTGCACCGCGACCTCGAGGTCGACACCGCGGTCGTGTGCGACACGTGCCACGGATCCTGCGCGCAGCCCGGAACGAGCGCCGTCACGTGCGACATCTGCCGCGGCTCCGGCAGCATCCAGCGCCAGGTGCGCTCGCTCCTCGGCAACGTCATGACCTCGAGCCCGTGCGGCACCTGCCGCGGCTACGGCACCGTCATCCCGCACCCGTGCCCCACCTGCCAGGGCCAGGGCCGCGTCCGCGCGCGCCGCACCGTGCCGGTCGACATCCCGGCCGGAGTCGACACGGGCCTCCGCCTGCAGATGCCGGGCTCCGGCGAGGTCGGACTCGCTGGCGGCCCCAACGGCGACCTCTACCTCGAGATCAAGGTCAAGCACCACGAGGTGTTCAGCCGCAACGGTGACGACCTCCTCGCGACCGTCGAGGTGAGCATGGTCGACGCCATCCTCGGCAGCGACGCGCACATCGAGGCGCTCGACGGCGACGTCGACCTGGAGCTGCGCCCCGGGATCCAGAGCGCCGAGATCATCACGGTGCGCGGCCGAGGCGTCACGAAGCTCCGCGGCTCCGGGCGCGGCGACCTCAAGATCGGCATCCAGGTGGTCACGCCGCAGAAGCTCGACCACAAGGAGCGCGACCTCATCCAGCAGTTCGCGCGCCGCAACAAGGCGCCCGCGCCGCACCTCGCGCACTTCCAGCAGGGTCTGTTCCAGAAGCTCCGCGACCGCTTCCTCAACGTCTGA
- a CDS encoding 16S rRNA (uracil(1498)-N(3))-methyltransferase: MAHFHLADDLDAADLAVGRVVALGPQESRHAVTVSRVRAGEGLLVGDGRGTIASCVVTTADPQRLELRVESVEAHPDPSPPVVLVQALAKGDRDELAVQAATELGVDAVIPWQAQRSVSRWEGAKVAKGRERWRAIVREAVKQSIRPRLPEVETLATTKDLVRMAATARVLVLDPTAEARLSRLDLATADGDAASDVLLVVGPEGGISPAEVEALRAAGAIPVALGPGILRTSTAGPAALALVNAALGRW; the protein is encoded by the coding sequence GTGGCGCACTTCCACCTCGCGGACGACCTCGACGCGGCCGACCTCGCCGTCGGCCGCGTCGTCGCGCTCGGGCCGCAGGAGTCGCGGCACGCCGTGACGGTGAGCCGGGTGCGCGCGGGGGAGGGCCTGCTCGTCGGCGACGGGCGGGGCACCATCGCGTCCTGCGTCGTCACGACGGCGGATCCGCAGCGGCTCGAGCTCCGCGTGGAGTCCGTCGAGGCGCACCCCGATCCCTCGCCGCCCGTCGTGCTCGTGCAGGCGCTGGCGAAGGGCGACCGCGACGAGCTCGCCGTGCAGGCCGCGACCGAGCTGGGCGTCGACGCGGTGATCCCGTGGCAGGCGCAGCGCTCGGTCTCCCGCTGGGAGGGCGCCAAGGTCGCCAAGGGCCGGGAGCGCTGGCGCGCGATCGTCCGCGAGGCCGTGAAGCAGTCCATCCGGCCCCGCCTGCCCGAGGTGGAGACGCTCGCGACGACGAAGGACCTCGTGCGCATGGCGGCGACCGCACGCGTGCTCGTGCTCGACCCGACGGCCGAGGCGCGGCTGTCGCGGCTCGACCTGGCCACGGCCGACGGCGACGCCGCGAGCGACGTGCTGCTCGTGGTCGGACCCGAGGGCGGCATCAGCCCGGCCGAGGTCGAGGCGCTCCGGGCGGCGGGCGCGATCCCGGTGGCGCTCGGCCCGGGCATCCTCCGCACGTCCACCGCCGGACCGGCCGCGCTGGCGCTCGTCAACGCCGCGCTCGGGCGCTGGTGA
- a CDS encoding histidine triad nucleotide-binding protein, with amino-acid sequence MTSTAEPTVFERIVAREIPAEIVAETDRVIAFEDIAPKAPVHVLVVPKTAAYRDVVELAAGDPALLAEVVELASRIAADRAGGQFRLLFNTGADAGQTVFHVHAHVLAGFDQGDHVGL; translated from the coding sequence ATGACCAGCACCGCAGAGCCCACCGTCTTCGAGCGCATCGTCGCGCGCGAGATCCCGGCCGAGATCGTCGCGGAGACCGACCGTGTCATCGCCTTCGAGGACATCGCGCCGAAGGCGCCCGTGCACGTGCTCGTCGTGCCGAAGACGGCCGCCTACCGCGACGTCGTCGAGCTCGCCGCCGGCGATCCGGCGCTCCTCGCGGAGGTCGTCGAGCTCGCGTCGCGCATCGCCGCCGATCGCGCGGGCGGGCAGTTCCGCCTCCTCTTCAACACGGGGGCCGACGCCGGCCAGACCGTGTTCCACGTGCACGCGCACGTGCTCGCCGGCTTCGACCAGGGGGACCATGTCGGGCTCTGA